The following proteins are encoded in a genomic region of Actinomadura sp. NAK00032:
- a CDS encoding ABC transporter permease, translating into MAAPDAAVPGAGALRQTGRLFALAGTVLALSFRRPFQLRELVQQFWFIASVSILPTALVSIPFGAVISLQVGSLAKQLGAQSLTGGASVLAVVQQASPLIVALLISGAAGSAICADLGSRTIREEMDAMEVMGVSPIQRLVVPRVLACMAVAVLLNGLVSVVGVAGGYFFNVLLQDGTPGAYLASFSALAQLPDLYIGEFKALIFGFIAGVVAAYRGLNPSPGPKGVGDAVNQSVVITFLMLFFVNVVLTAIYLQVVPPKGA; encoded by the coding sequence GTGGCCGCACCTGACGCCGCGGTCCCCGGCGCCGGCGCGCTGCGCCAGACCGGGCGGCTGTTCGCGCTGGCCGGGACGGTGCTGGCGCTGTCGTTCCGGCGCCCGTTCCAGCTCCGCGAGCTGGTCCAGCAGTTCTGGTTCATCGCGTCGGTGTCGATCCTGCCGACCGCGCTGGTGTCGATCCCGTTCGGCGCGGTCATCTCGCTGCAGGTCGGGTCGCTGGCCAAGCAGCTCGGCGCGCAGTCGCTCACCGGCGGCGCGAGCGTCCTCGCGGTCGTGCAGCAGGCGAGCCCGCTGATCGTGGCGCTGCTGATCTCCGGCGCGGCCGGGTCGGCGATCTGCGCCGACCTCGGCTCCCGGACGATCCGGGAGGAGATGGACGCGATGGAGGTGATGGGCGTCTCGCCCATCCAGCGCCTCGTCGTCCCCCGGGTGCTCGCCTGCATGGCGGTCGCGGTGCTGCTGAACGGCCTGGTCTCGGTGGTCGGCGTCGCCGGCGGCTACTTCTTCAACGTGCTGCTGCAGGACGGGACGCCCGGCGCCTACCTCGCCTCGTTCTCCGCGCTCGCGCAGCTCCCCGACCTCTACATCGGCGAGTTCAAGGCGCTGATCTTCGGGTTCATCGCCGGGGTCGTGGCCGCCTACCGCGGCCTGAACCCGAGCCCCGGCCCGAAGGGCGTCGGAGACGCGGTCAACCAGTCGGTCGTCATCACGTTCCTGATGCTGTTCTTCGTCAACGTCGTGCTGACCGCCATCTACCTGCAGGTCGTCCCCCCGAAGGGAGCGTGA
- a CDS encoding MCE family protein, producing the protein MLTAVTRIKIAVFAVLAVLVIAYIGVNYADVGRYVGLRGYYTVRLDLPSTGGLFEGSAVSYRGVTVGKVGKLDLTSDGVVAELHIDNSSPDIPRSLEAVVANRSAVGEQYVDLRPRADAGPYLAQGATIPRSVTTVPAPVNETLKSVNDLAASLPLNDTKTLIDELGLAFAGQGPHLQQLLDTSARFVSASDAAFPDTRALIHNGQVVLRTQNEMSGAFKSFASDSRLLARQFRDSDTDLREVIAAGPGAASQVSALLRDLDPSLSVLLANLLTTARIGAPRQAAIEEMLDNLPKVAGIGPSIVDDGLLRMGLVNTFFNPQPCTRGYGKTRYREGEDLSPAPPFNTGAHCAESPSTGINVRGSANAPHKGVPAPVKPGTLSGTRSTGLIDSLGLSAGARPPTSGDLAALLGLGGTR; encoded by the coding sequence ATGCTGACCGCGGTCACCCGTATCAAGATCGCCGTGTTCGCCGTCCTCGCGGTACTGGTCATCGCCTACATCGGTGTCAACTACGCCGACGTAGGACGCTACGTCGGGCTGCGCGGCTACTACACCGTCCGGCTCGACCTGCCCAGCACCGGCGGCCTCTTCGAGGGGTCGGCGGTGTCGTACCGGGGCGTCACCGTCGGCAAGGTCGGCAAGCTCGACCTCACCTCGGACGGCGTCGTCGCCGAACTCCACATCGACAACTCCTCACCCGACATCCCGCGCAGCCTTGAGGCCGTCGTGGCGAACCGCTCCGCCGTCGGCGAGCAGTACGTCGACCTGCGGCCCCGCGCCGACGCCGGGCCCTACCTCGCGCAGGGCGCCACCATTCCGCGGAGCGTCACCACCGTCCCGGCGCCGGTGAACGAGACGCTCAAGAGCGTCAACGACCTCGCCGCCTCGCTGCCGCTGAACGACACCAAGACGCTCATCGACGAGCTGGGGCTGGCCTTCGCCGGGCAGGGTCCGCACCTCCAGCAGCTCCTCGACACCAGCGCCCGGTTCGTCTCGGCGTCCGACGCGGCGTTCCCCGACACCCGCGCGCTGATCCACAACGGTCAGGTGGTGCTGCGGACGCAGAACGAGATGTCGGGGGCGTTCAAGTCGTTCGCGTCCGACTCCCGGCTGCTCGCGCGCCAGTTCCGCGACTCCGACACCGACCTGCGCGAGGTCATCGCGGCGGGGCCCGGCGCGGCGAGTCAGGTGTCGGCCCTGCTCCGCGACCTGGACCCGAGCCTCAGCGTCCTGCTGGCGAACCTGCTCACGACCGCGCGCATCGGCGCGCCGCGCCAGGCCGCGATCGAGGAGATGCTCGACAACCTCCCGAAGGTGGCGGGGATCGGTCCCAGCATCGTCGACGACGGTCTGCTCCGCATGGGCCTGGTCAACACGTTCTTCAACCCGCAGCCCTGTACGCGCGGCTACGGCAAGACCCGCTACCGCGAAGGGGAGGACTTGTCGCCCGCGCCCCCGTTCAACACCGGCGCGCACTGCGCGGAGAGCCCGAGCACCGGCATCAACGTGCGCGGCTCCGCCAACGCGCCGCACAAGGGCGTCCCGGCACCGGTCAAGCCGGGCACGCTGAGCGGTACGCGGTCGACCGGCCTGATCGACTCGCTGGGGCTGTCCGCCGGAGCGCGGCCGCCGACGTCCGGCGACCTCGCCGCGCTCCTCGGGCTCGGAGGCACGCGATGA
- a CDS encoding polyprenyl synthetase family protein — translation MAGRLTELARSLPPAVRPSALGLVRRPGKRLRSTLLAACAAFGDPDPNRLVRLGAVVELLHMASLLHDDVIDRAATRRGAPAAHTVIGAEPASLAGLACFALAGTEAAVLGDGVSRAVADTAAALAAGEMLDVERAFDVELSLADYLELVQRKTGDLFRLTCLLGAAEAGVPAKHAGRLARIGTAHGAAFQILDDCLDFDPAAGAAGKPTGNDHLLGLFGAPIVLALPQDETGDLARLLLRPELDTAELARIRALVIDLGGLAAAKETARDLHRQTMDALTELPAGNARDRLADVVRLPRWAES, via the coding sequence GTGGCCGGTCGGCTGACGGAACTCGCGCGGAGTCTTCCGCCCGCCGTCCGCCCGTCGGCCCTGGGACTCGTCCGGCGGCCCGGCAAACGCCTCCGGTCGACTCTGCTGGCCGCCTGCGCCGCATTCGGCGACCCCGACCCGAACCGGCTCGTCCGGCTGGGCGCGGTCGTCGAGCTGCTGCACATGGCGTCGCTCCTGCACGACGACGTGATCGACCGGGCCGCGACGCGGCGCGGTGCCCCGGCCGCCCACACGGTGATCGGCGCGGAGCCGGCCTCGCTCGCCGGGCTGGCCTGCTTCGCGCTCGCGGGCACCGAGGCCGCCGTCCTCGGCGACGGCGTCAGCCGGGCCGTGGCCGACACCGCGGCGGCGCTCGCCGCGGGCGAGATGCTCGACGTCGAGCGGGCCTTCGACGTCGAACTGTCGCTCGCCGACTACCTCGAACTCGTCCAGCGCAAGACCGGCGACCTGTTCCGGCTGACCTGCCTGCTCGGGGCCGCCGAAGCGGGCGTGCCCGCGAAACACGCCGGACGTCTGGCGCGGATCGGCACCGCCCACGGCGCGGCGTTCCAGATCCTGGACGACTGCCTCGACTTCGACCCGGCCGCCGGCGCCGCCGGGAAGCCGACCGGCAACGACCACCTGCTCGGGTTGTTCGGCGCCCCGATCGTCCTCGCTCTCCCGCAGGACGAGACCGGCGACCTCGCCCGCCTGCTGCTCCGCCCCGAACTCGATACCGCCGAGCTGGCGCGGATCCGCGCGCTGGTCATCGACCTCGGCGGGCTCGCCGCCGCGAAGGAGACCGCCCGCGACCTTCACCGGCAGACCATGGACGCCCTCACGGAACTGCCCGCCGGGAACGCCAGAGACCGGTTGGCGGACGTCGTCCGGCTCCCCCGGTGGGCCGAGTCGTGA
- a CDS encoding MCE family protein has product MRLTGQGIKGMGFPLVSSLIFIVVTVLATALLASSITGATSGDRVTYYAKFTDVAGLHPGHGVRIAGVEVGQVEEIKVSDRRLARVKISVDRDRQIPASATAAVKYLNLVGGRYIALGQGTGSPGQALKPGGTIPVEHTAGTLNLTQLFQGFQPLMQALSPGEANKLSESIVKVLQGESGTVESLLRTVGQLTSTLAAKDQVIGQLITNLDSVVRTINGRDRQLVDLVTTLRRFTSGLATDRKPIGEALGSIADLTTATAGLLQVTRDPLKDDIVQLGRLSDNLNRDEPLLTRFLQRSPGKMAAFGRLASYGSWVNFYQCEVKLIGVSYAGSDLSNQPPPTGLPIKKDDSRCRG; this is encoded by the coding sequence GTGAGGCTCACCGGCCAGGGGATCAAGGGCATGGGCTTCCCGCTCGTCAGCTCGCTGATCTTCATCGTGGTGACGGTGCTGGCGACGGCCCTGCTGGCGTCCAGCATCACCGGCGCCACCAGCGGCGACCGCGTCACCTACTACGCCAAATTCACCGACGTCGCCGGGCTGCACCCGGGGCACGGGGTGCGGATCGCGGGCGTCGAGGTCGGCCAGGTCGAGGAGATCAAGGTCAGCGACCGGCGGCTCGCCCGGGTGAAGATCTCCGTCGACCGGGACCGGCAGATCCCGGCGTCGGCGACCGCCGCCGTGAAGTACCTGAACCTGGTCGGCGGGCGGTACATCGCGCTCGGCCAGGGCACCGGCTCGCCCGGCCAGGCGCTGAAGCCCGGCGGGACGATCCCCGTCGAGCACACCGCCGGGACGCTCAACCTCACGCAGCTGTTCCAGGGCTTCCAGCCGCTGATGCAGGCGCTCTCGCCCGGCGAGGCGAACAAGCTGTCGGAGTCGATCGTCAAGGTGCTCCAGGGCGAGAGCGGCACCGTCGAGAGCCTGCTGCGCACCGTCGGGCAGCTGACGAGCACGCTGGCCGCCAAGGACCAGGTGATCGGCCAGCTGATCACGAACCTGGACAGCGTCGTCCGGACCATCAACGGCCGGGACCGGCAGCTCGTCGACCTGGTCACCACGCTGCGCCGGTTCACCTCCGGCCTCGCCACCGACCGCAAGCCGATCGGCGAGGCGCTCGGGTCGATCGCCGACCTGACCACCGCCACCGCCGGGCTGCTCCAGGTCACGCGGGACCCGCTGAAGGACGACATCGTCCAGCTCGGCCGGCTCAGCGACAACCTCAACCGCGACGAGCCGCTGCTGACGCGCTTCCTCCAGCGCTCGCCCGGGAAGATGGCGGCCTTCGGGCGCCTGGCCTCCTACGGCTCGTGGGTGAACTTCTACCAGTGCGAGGTGAAGTTGATCGGCGTCAGCTACGCGGGCTCCGACCTGTCGAACCAGCCGCCGCCGACCGGCCTCCCCATCAAGAAGGATGACTCGAGGTGCCGCGGATGA
- a CDS encoding MCE family protein — translation MRVPKLVAALTAGAVLATGCSVQLEDVPLPGGADLGDHPYTVKVQFEDVLNLVPQAAVRVNDVPVGRVKKVSLPKGAWQAEVTLIINGDVHLPANSVANLEQSSLLGEKYVKLAAPTTAPSPQRLTDGAVIPASRTTRNADTEEVFGALSLLLSGGGLPQIRTINRELNQALNGREDKVRSALENLNTFTSTLNRNRQSIVNALDGLNRLSSTVASRNGQVSTVLTDLSPGLKVLEEQRGRLVEMLRRLEKLSDVAVKTINASKDDTAANLRALSVILRKLADSGRDLPKSLEILLTYPFTDEALKAIKGDYLNGYVTVIAAKGFDCVIPPVEEKGPKDGLDDEEAKARALAATPTVVGPQPAPCPDTATRPGTRAAVPGAGTPTTQAPASRAPQPVAPSQAPRNEGPSSEPALPLPTLGEGN, via the coding sequence ATGCGCGTGCCCAAGCTCGTCGCGGCCCTCACCGCCGGCGCCGTGCTGGCGACGGGCTGCTCGGTGCAGCTGGAGGACGTCCCGCTGCCCGGCGGCGCCGACCTCGGCGACCACCCGTACACGGTCAAGGTGCAGTTCGAGGACGTGCTGAACCTCGTCCCGCAGGCGGCCGTCCGCGTCAACGACGTGCCGGTCGGCCGGGTGAAGAAGGTGTCGCTGCCGAAGGGCGCATGGCAGGCCGAGGTCACGCTGATCATCAACGGCGACGTGCACCTGCCCGCCAACTCCGTCGCGAACCTGGAGCAGTCGAGCCTGCTGGGGGAGAAGTACGTCAAGCTGGCGGCGCCCACGACGGCACCGTCCCCGCAGCGGCTCACCGACGGCGCCGTGATCCCGGCGTCCCGCACGACGCGCAACGCCGACACCGAGGAGGTGTTCGGCGCGCTGTCGCTGCTGCTGTCGGGCGGCGGGCTCCCGCAGATCCGCACGATCAACCGGGAGCTGAACCAGGCGCTCAACGGGCGCGAGGACAAGGTCCGCTCCGCGCTGGAGAACCTCAACACCTTCACCTCGACGCTGAACCGCAACAGGCAGTCGATTGTGAACGCGCTCGACGGCCTGAACCGGCTGTCGTCCACGGTCGCCTCCCGCAACGGCCAGGTGTCGACCGTGCTGACCGACCTGTCGCCCGGCCTGAAGGTGCTGGAGGAGCAGCGCGGCCGGCTCGTCGAGATGCTGCGCCGGCTGGAGAAGCTGTCGGACGTCGCCGTCAAGACGATCAACGCCAGCAAGGACGACACGGCCGCGAACCTGCGGGCGCTGTCGGTCATCCTGCGCAAGCTCGCCGACTCCGGCCGCGACCTGCCGAAGTCGCTGGAGATCCTGCTGACGTACCCGTTCACCGACGAGGCGCTCAAGGCCATCAAGGGCGACTACCTCAACGGCTACGTCACCGTCATCGCGGCGAAGGGCTTCGACTGCGTCATCCCGCCGGTCGAGGAGAAGGGCCCGAAGGACGGCCTCGACGACGAGGAGGCGAAGGCGCGCGCCCTCGCCGCGACGCCCACGGTCGTCGGCCCGCAGCCGGCGCCCTGCCCCGACACCGCGACCCGGCCCGGCACCAGGGCCGCCGTCCCCGGGGCGGGCACCCCCACTACGCAGGCTCCCGCCTCGCGGGCGCCGCAGCCGGTGGCCCCGAGCCAGGCGCCCCGGAACGAAGGCCCGAGCAGCGAGCCCGCCCTTCCGCTGCCGACGCTCGGGGAGGGAAACTGA
- a CDS encoding MCE family protein: MTPPTPPPGGPPSLPPVGGPPPGGPPAGGPPAGGPPAGGPPPRPLPRALPRPKKGRPRLKPLRERNPIVVAVVGVVILLVLGTLAYRADRLPVIGGGTTYSAYFSEAAGLKEGQEVRVAGVKVGKVTDVSLKGNRVKVTFRVKDTWIGNATRATIMIKTLLGSKYLQLDPLGYRKQNPEQTIPLDRTVAPYDVTTAFQDLGRTFQDLDTAKLAQSLETISTTFEDTPPSVRVALHGLSSLSNTIASRDAELSRLLAGTKQLSGTIAAQNSQFETLFKDGNLLLGELRRRRDAIHALLVGTNRLSNELVGLVNDNRRTLGPTLASLERVTTTLERNQKNLERVLETAAPYVRVLGNATGNGRWVDGYLCGTVPKEYLVNGRWQPENPDHCKPPHLTGGR; this comes from the coding sequence ATGACGCCCCCGACCCCGCCGCCCGGCGGCCCGCCCTCCCTCCCCCCGGTGGGCGGGCCGCCTCCCGGCGGACCTCCCGCAGGCGGCCCCCCGGCCGGTGGGCCGCCCGCGGGCGGGCCGCCGCCCCGGCCGCTGCCGCGCGCCCTGCCGCGTCCGAAGAAGGGCCGGCCGCGACTGAAGCCGCTGCGCGAGCGCAACCCGATCGTGGTCGCCGTCGTCGGCGTCGTGATCCTGCTCGTCCTCGGCACGCTCGCCTACCGCGCCGACCGGCTGCCGGTCATCGGCGGCGGGACGACCTACAGCGCCTACTTCTCCGAGGCCGCCGGGCTGAAGGAGGGCCAGGAGGTCCGCGTCGCCGGGGTGAAGGTCGGGAAGGTCACCGACGTCTCGCTCAAGGGCAACCGGGTCAAGGTGACGTTCCGGGTCAAGGACACCTGGATCGGGAACGCCACCCGCGCCACCATCATGATCAAGACGCTGCTGGGGTCGAAGTACCTCCAGCTCGACCCGCTCGGCTACCGGAAGCAGAACCCGGAGCAGACGATCCCGCTCGACCGGACCGTGGCCCCCTACGACGTCACGACGGCGTTCCAGGACCTCGGGCGGACGTTCCAGGACCTCGACACCGCCAAGCTCGCGCAGAGCCTGGAGACGATCTCCACGACGTTCGAGGACACGCCGCCGAGCGTCCGGGTCGCGCTGCACGGCCTGTCGTCGCTGTCGAACACGATCGCGTCGCGGGACGCCGAGCTGTCCCGGCTGCTCGCCGGGACCAAGCAGCTGTCGGGCACGATCGCCGCGCAGAACTCCCAGTTCGAGACGCTGTTCAAGGACGGCAACCTGCTGCTCGGCGAACTGCGCCGGCGCCGCGACGCCATCCACGCGCTGCTCGTCGGCACCAACCGCCTCTCCAACGAGCTGGTCGGCCTGGTGAACGACAACCGCCGCACCCTCGGGCCGACGCTGGCGTCCCTGGAGCGGGTCACCACCACCCTCGAACGCAACCAGAAGAACCTGGAGCGCGTGCTGGAGACCGCGGCGCCCTACGTCCGCGTCCTCGGCAACGCGACCGGCAACGGCCGCTGGGTGGACGGCTACCTGTGCGGGACCGTCCCCAAGGAGTACTTGGTGAACGGCAGGTGGCAACCGGAGAACCCGGACCACTGCAAGCCGCCGCACCTGACGGGAGGCCGGTGA
- a CDS encoding ATP-binding protein, giving the protein MKHLGTCVIPSARKNVANGRRWLLGRLEPLLGATHSACDDSILLLSETLTNAIVHGTGHLVEVDAYVDTANIRIEVTDEGGNTVPHHRDDPHGEHGRGLPILSMLAKSWGFEQLDDGRLRVWFEVPHTARPENREDGRAKAFEGAPTPPRPRDGTHDGTSLKANTSAHTGDR; this is encoded by the coding sequence ATGAAGCACTTGGGGACGTGCGTCATCCCGTCCGCGCGAAAGAACGTGGCCAACGGACGGCGGTGGCTGCTCGGGCGGCTCGAACCGCTGCTCGGCGCGACGCACAGCGCCTGCGATGACAGCATCCTGCTGCTGTCGGAGACGCTGACGAACGCGATCGTCCACGGGACGGGCCACCTCGTGGAGGTGGACGCCTACGTGGACACGGCCAACATCCGGATCGAGGTCACGGATGAGGGCGGCAACACCGTCCCGCATCACCGGGACGATCCGCACGGCGAGCACGGGCGCGGCCTGCCCATCCTGTCGATGCTCGCCAAGTCGTGGGGGTTCGAGCAGCTCGACGACGGTCGGCTGCGTGTGTGGTTCGAGGTGCCGCATACGGCACGTCCCGAGAACCGCGAGGACGGCCGCGCCAAGGCGTTCGAGGGCGCTCCGACTCCGCCGCGTCCGCGAGACGGCACGCACGACGGGACGTCGCTCAAGGCGAACACCTCCGCGCATACCGGCGATCGCTGA
- a CDS encoding MCE family protein, which yields MARRTTRHVVGQRLTGVVFLLVPALLIWLSIAIYDKQFTDATRVTLRTSTAGHEMHPMADVKVRGVVVGEVRSIKADGAGAKLELALKPGMTDRIPADVQARLLPTTVFGARFVSLVPPPGSAGRPIADGDVISEDRSKNAVELSEVLNHTMDLLNTLQPAKLSATLNAMSRALEGRGDQIGRNFEQLDAFLTKMNPEVPALTRNLQELAEFSRHASDAAPDLLQALTDFTVTSRTIAEQRTALATLYDAVSGSSADLQDFLDANSGNIIALATESRGSLELMRRYAPAAPCTFRTLADFIPTMNKVLGKGTDKHGVHGVVVPLKSKGRYVPGKDAPRYDGGSGPHCPSVPYLATGNGVRVLPAGGAPGKAGAAGSGLGPANSASENDLVNELAGPPLDEVPEELPDWSSVLVGPIYRGTEVTVK from the coding sequence ATGGCGAGACGAACGACCCGGCACGTGGTCGGGCAGCGCCTCACCGGGGTGGTGTTCCTGCTCGTCCCGGCGCTGCTGATCTGGCTGTCGATCGCGATCTACGACAAGCAGTTCACCGACGCGACGCGGGTGACGCTGCGCACCTCGACGGCCGGGCACGAGATGCACCCGATGGCGGACGTGAAGGTCCGCGGCGTGGTCGTCGGCGAGGTCCGCTCCATCAAGGCGGACGGCGCGGGCGCGAAGCTGGAGCTGGCGCTGAAACCGGGGATGACCGACCGGATCCCGGCGGACGTCCAGGCGCGGCTGCTGCCGACGACGGTGTTCGGCGCGCGGTTCGTCTCGCTCGTCCCGCCGCCCGGGTCGGCGGGCCGGCCGATCGCCGACGGCGACGTCATCTCCGAGGACCGCAGCAAGAACGCGGTGGAGCTGTCGGAGGTCCTGAACCACACGATGGACCTGCTGAACACGCTCCAGCCCGCGAAGCTGTCGGCGACGCTGAACGCCATGTCGCGGGCGCTGGAGGGGCGCGGCGACCAGATCGGCCGCAACTTCGAGCAGCTCGACGCGTTCCTGACCAAGATGAACCCCGAGGTCCCGGCGCTCACCCGCAACCTCCAGGAGCTGGCGGAGTTCAGCCGGCACGCCTCGGACGCGGCGCCCGACCTGCTCCAGGCGCTCACCGACTTCACCGTGACGAGCCGGACGATCGCCGAGCAGCGCACCGCGCTCGCGACCCTGTACGACGCGGTGTCGGGGTCGTCGGCCGACCTCCAGGACTTCCTGGACGCCAACTCCGGCAACATCATCGCGCTGGCGACCGAGAGCCGGGGGAGCCTGGAGCTGATGCGCCGCTACGCCCCGGCCGCGCCCTGCACGTTCCGCACCCTCGCCGACTTCATCCCGACGATGAACAAGGTCCTCGGCAAGGGCACCGACAAGCACGGCGTGCACGGCGTGGTGGTGCCGCTCAAGAGCAAGGGCCGCTACGTGCCGGGCAAGGACGCGCCGCGCTACGACGGCGGCAGCGGGCCGCACTGCCCGAGCGTCCCGTACCTGGCGACCGGGAACGGCGTGCGGGTGCTGCCCGCCGGCGGCGCCCCCGGCAAGGCGGGCGCGGCCGGCAGCGGCCTCGGCCCGGCGAACTCGGCGTCGGAGAACGACCTGGTCAACGAGCTCGCCGGCCCGCCGCTGGACGAGGTCCCCGAGGAACTGCCGGACTGGTCGAGCGTGCTGGTCGGGCCGATCTACCGGGGCACGGAGGTGACGGTCAAGTGA
- a CDS encoding MCE family protein, with protein MASSTTRTAKLPKLGSPIRDHRTRVVQALIAVFVLLVAIALVPLLSGGPTHKITAYFATAIGVYPGSDVRVLGVKVGAIDSIEPLGDKVKVEMRVDDEIDVPAAARAVVIAPNLVSDRYVQLDPAYSGGPKMADGASIDVNNTATPLELDQLYTAVRKISGDLGPQGLNAQGALSDVIRVGAANLGGNGQALNTMISDLGKASQTLADNSGDLYATIANLNKFSKMLRANDGQIRLAENQLAEVSRFLAADRDELGAALRTLARALAEVKGFVQDNRAALKTNVGKLAKVTQVLVDERASLAELVDTAPLVTQNALNAYDPKTRTLMARGNLLEITKAFGSLDQPGVDPVAADQRPLCAAAASATATLREQCDRLDKGGLVAVAPTQQTGLPALPLPPAGKIYAGSTGKKGDR; from the coding sequence ATGGCGTCCTCCACGACGCGCACGGCGAAGCTGCCGAAGCTCGGCTCACCGATCCGCGACCATCGGACGCGGGTGGTGCAGGCGCTGATCGCGGTGTTCGTGCTGCTGGTCGCGATCGCGCTCGTCCCGCTGCTGAGCGGCGGACCGACCCACAAGATCACCGCGTACTTCGCCACCGCGATCGGCGTCTACCCGGGCTCCGACGTCCGTGTCCTCGGCGTGAAGGTCGGGGCGATCGACTCCATCGAACCGCTCGGCGACAAGGTCAAGGTCGAGATGCGGGTGGACGACGAGATCGACGTCCCCGCCGCCGCCCGCGCCGTCGTCATCGCGCCGAACCTGGTGTCGGACCGGTACGTCCAGCTCGACCCCGCCTACAGCGGCGGCCCGAAGATGGCCGACGGCGCCTCGATCGACGTGAACAACACCGCGACGCCGCTGGAGCTCGACCAGCTCTACACCGCCGTCCGGAAGATCTCCGGCGACCTCGGCCCGCAGGGGCTGAACGCCCAGGGCGCCCTGTCGGACGTCATCCGGGTCGGCGCCGCCAACCTCGGCGGCAACGGCCAGGCGCTCAACACGATGATCTCCGACCTCGGCAAGGCGTCGCAGACCCTCGCCGACAACAGCGGCGACCTGTACGCCACCATCGCCAACCTCAACAAGTTCAGCAAGATGCTCCGCGCCAACGACGGGCAGATCCGGCTGGCCGAGAACCAGCTCGCCGAGGTGAGCCGGTTCCTCGCCGCCGACCGCGACGAACTGGGCGCGGCGCTGCGCACCCTCGCGCGGGCGCTCGCCGAGGTGAAGGGGTTCGTCCAGGACAACCGGGCGGCGCTGAAGACGAACGTCGGCAAGCTCGCCAAGGTCACCCAGGTGCTCGTCGATGAGCGGGCGTCCCTCGCCGAACTCGTCGACACCGCGCCGCTGGTGACGCAGAACGCGCTGAACGCCTACGACCCGAAGACCCGCACGCTGATGGCGCGCGGCAACCTCCTGGAGATCACCAAGGCGTTCGGCAGCCTGGACCAGCCGGGCGTCGACCCGGTCGCCGCCGACCAGCGGCCGCTGTGCGCCGCGGCGGCGTCCGCGACCGCGACGCTCCGCGAGCAGTGCGACCGGCTGGACAAGGGCGGGCTGGTCGCCGTGGCGCCCACCCAGCAGACCGGCCTCCCGGCGTTGCCGCTGCCGCCCGCGGGCAAGATCTACGCCGGCTCCACCGGGAAGAAGGGGGACCGCTGA
- a CDS encoding ABC transporter permease translates to MAVPGARRLKPVKLVSWLDQPGDQLGFYIRALLWTPRAIRRYLGESLRLLSEVAFGSGALAVIGGTVGVMIGMTIFTGVVVGLSGYAALDQIGSAAFTGFISAYFNTREIAPLASGLALSATVGAGFTAQLGAMRINDEIDALEGMGIQSVPYLVTTRIIAGTVAIIPLYGIGLLSSYLASRQVTIWFNGQSAGTYDHYFNLFLAPEDVLLSFAKVLIFSVMVVLAHCYYGYRAVGGPAGVGVAVGRAVRTAIVLISVTDFFASLAIWGATTTVKVTG, encoded by the coding sequence ATGGCGGTTCCCGGGGCCCGCCGGCTCAAGCCGGTGAAGCTGGTCTCCTGGCTGGACCAGCCCGGCGACCAGCTCGGCTTCTACATCCGGGCGCTGCTGTGGACGCCGCGCGCGATCCGCCGCTACCTGGGCGAGTCGCTGCGGCTGCTCAGCGAGGTCGCGTTCGGCAGCGGCGCGCTCGCCGTCATCGGCGGCACCGTCGGCGTGATGATCGGTATGACGATCTTCACCGGCGTCGTCGTCGGCCTGTCCGGCTACGCCGCGCTCGACCAGATCGGGTCGGCGGCGTTCACCGGGTTCATCTCGGCGTACTTCAACACCCGCGAGATCGCGCCGCTGGCGTCCGGGCTGGCGCTGTCGGCGACGGTCGGCGCCGGGTTCACCGCGCAGCTCGGCGCGATGCGGATCAACGACGAGATCGACGCCCTGGAGGGCATGGGCATCCAGTCGGTGCCCTACCTGGTGACCACGCGCATCATCGCGGGCACGGTCGCGATCATCCCGCTGTACGGCATCGGGCTGCTCAGCTCGTATCTGGCGTCCAGACAGGTGACGATCTGGTTCAACGGGCAGTCGGCCGGCACCTACGACCACTATTTCAACCTCTTCCTCGCCCCCGAGGACGTGCTGCTCTCGTTCGCGAAAGTGCTGATCTTCAGCGTGATGGTGGTGCTGGCGCACTGCTACTACGGCTACCGCGCGGTCGGCGGCCCCGCCGGCGTGGGCGTCGCCGTCGGCCGCGCGGTCCGCACCGCGATCGTGCTGATCAGCGTGACGGACTTCTTCGCCAGCCTCGCCATCTGGGGCGCCACGACGACGGTGAAGGTGACGGGCTGA